The DNA segment CCACTATCTGCCAGGGTGATTTGATCGAAAGCGTGGCCGGCGCGCTGCAATTTATCTCTTACTATCACCCGCAAGACTTCATCCAGGCACTGGACAAAGCTTACCGGAAGGAGGCCAATCCGGCAGCTAGGGATGCCATGGCACAGATATTGATCAACTCGCGTATGTGTGCCGAAGGGCATCGCCCCATTTGCCAGGACACGGGTATTGTCACCGTGAAATTGAAAGTGGGGATGCATGTGCGCTGGGAAGCGGATATGAGTGTGGAGGATATGGTGAACGAGGGCGTGCGTCGCGCCTACCTCAATACCGGGAACCTGCTGCGGGCCTCTATTCTTGCGGACCCCGATGGTGAGCGCAGGAATACCGGTGACAATACCCCGGCTGTGATCCACTACGACATTGTGCCCGGTGATACCGTCGAGGTCTATGTGGCGGCCAAGGGTGGGGGCAGCGAGGCCAAGACCAAGTTTGCCATGTTGAACCCCTCCGACTCCGTGATTGACTGGGTATTGAAGATGGTGCCACAAATGGGTGCCGGTTGGTGCCCCCCTGGCATACTGGGGATAGGCATTGGCGGTACGGCGGAAAAAGCCATGCTGCTTGCAAAAGAATCTCTGCTCGATCCGATCGATATTCAGGACCTGCAGGAACGCGGTGCCGCCAACCGGGCCGAGGCGTTGCGCCTGGAACTGTATGATGCCGTGAACAAGCTGGGTATCGGTGCCCAGGGGCTCGGTGGGCTGACCACTGTCCTGGATGTCAAGGTCAAGGACTACCCAACCCATGCAGCCAATAAGGCGGTGGCAATTATTCCCAACTGTGCGGCTACCCGCCACACCCACTTTACCCTGAATGGCAACGGCCCTGCGCACCAGACGCCGCCCAAGCTGGCAGACTGGCCGGAAATTATCCGTGAGGCAGGCGGCAACACCCGCCGGGTAAATCTGGATTTGGTGACTGCGGAGGAGGTACGGACCTGGCAACCCGGTGAAACCCTGTTGCTCAACGGAAAAATGCTCACAGGCCGTGATGCTGCCCATAAGAAGATGGTGGATATCCTCGCCAAAGGCGGGAAGCTGCCGGTGGACCTGGCTGGTCGTTTTATTTACTACGTGGGCCCGGTGGATCCGGTGCGCGATGAAGTGGTCGGCCCCGCAGGCCCCACCACTGCCACACGTATGGATAAATTTACCCGCACAATGCTTGAGGAAACCGGACTACAGGGCATGATTGGTAAAGCGGAGCGCGGTCCTATGGCGATTGAAGCCATCCGCGATAACCGTGCAGTTTACCTGATGGCTGTGGGCGGTGCCGCCTATCTTGTGGCCCAGGCGATCAAGGCGGCCAGGGTCGTTGCCTTTCCCGAGTTGGGTATGGAAGCCATTTATGAATTTGAAGTGGAAGAGATGCCGGTGACAGTGGCGGTAGACAGCCGGGGTGAGTCGGTTCACACCACAGGCCCACTGATCTGGAAGGCCAAGATTGAAGGAGGCCTGGTGTAAACGCAGCATCTCCTGAGAGAGTTCGGCTCTTCAGGATGTTTGGCCTTTCCCCGGGGGTATTCGCAGAGCTTGTGTATTTTTTTGGCTTTCAAAGGCAGGCGGAGAGACTCCCTGCCCAGTATCAAGCACTGGGCCTAATACTGAATACTGATTCCCGCAGTGACTGGCGAAGTGGTCTGATTTTTCAGCCAGGTACAGTGCAAGTGTTCTTTCCCCGGTCGGTGTGAGGCGGCCAGGGGCTTTGGACAAATTGATCGCTACCAGGTCGAAGGCCGGCTTAAATGGAGGGACCAGGCTCTTATTGTCCCTGTCCATCAAACCACAACGCCCTTTTCGGTGGCGGCATCATTAAAAAGAGCTTCTCAACTCTTCCATTCGTCAATTAAGATTGCATCATGACAAGAAAAAGAGGGGTGGGGCATGTTGCAATTGCATGATGTGATTACTTTCAGGAAGCGATACAGAGAGGCGGTTCGCAGCCATTATAACGGCTGGTTCCACCTGACAGCCATTGTGTTGATCTGTTTGGGAGTTTCTGGTTACTGTATTGTTCTGGTAGATGCACTGAGACTTGGGGAGCTTCTGGCCGTTCCTCTGGGTATTCTCCTCTACAACTTTATGGAATATGCTGCCCACCGTTGGGCAGGACATAAAAAACAAAAGCTGACCCGATTGTTTTACAACCGACACACCGGTGATCACCACAG comes from the Microbulbifer sp. MI-G genome and includes:
- a CDS encoding fumarate hydratase, with amino-acid sequence MTTICQGDLIESVAGALQFISYYHPQDFIQALDKAYRKEANPAARDAMAQILINSRMCAEGHRPICQDTGIVTVKLKVGMHVRWEADMSVEDMVNEGVRRAYLNTGNLLRASILADPDGERRNTGDNTPAVIHYDIVPGDTVEVYVAAKGGGSEAKTKFAMLNPSDSVIDWVLKMVPQMGAGWCPPGILGIGIGGTAEKAMLLAKESLLDPIDIQDLQERGAANRAEALRLELYDAVNKLGIGAQGLGGLTTVLDVKVKDYPTHAANKAVAIIPNCAATRHTHFTLNGNGPAHQTPPKLADWPEIIREAGGNTRRVNLDLVTAEEVRTWQPGETLLLNGKMLTGRDAAHKKMVDILAKGGKLPVDLAGRFIYYVGPVDPVRDEVVGPAGPTTATRMDKFTRTMLEETGLQGMIGKAERGPMAIEAIRDNRAVYLMAVGGAAYLVAQAIKAARVVAFPELGMEAIYEFEVEEMPVTVAVDSRGESVHTTGPLIWKAKIEGGLV